In the genome of Myxococcus stipitatus, one region contains:
- a CDS encoding RNA polymerase sigma factor, whose product MTSLEENPFHPGYDTDGDHGLVARAVDGSKDALRELVARHQPFVYNLSLKMCGRREDAEDLTQEVFVKVITSLRTFRAESAFRTWLYRLTVNHLLKSRRRGMEVLVDDFQTYFDRISAVPDEAMTPQELRDGASTVEELRIRCTTGMLMCLDREQRIIYVLGELFGVGHQLGGELMEISPGNFRVRLSRARKDLYSWMNQRCGLVNSANPCRCEKKTRGYVRSGAVDPEHLVFNTDYVTRIEALTRSGSSEVIDTVEQLHQRVFLEHPLQASRSKVVDEILRNDTLRTFFSI is encoded by the coding sequence ATGACGTCGCTTGAAGAGAATCCCTTCCACCCCGGCTACGACACCGACGGCGACCACGGGCTCGTGGCGCGCGCGGTCGACGGCAGCAAGGACGCGCTGCGCGAGCTCGTCGCCCGGCACCAGCCCTTCGTCTACAACCTGTCACTGAAGATGTGCGGGCGGCGGGAGGACGCCGAGGACCTCACCCAGGAGGTCTTCGTGAAGGTCATCACCTCCCTGCGCACCTTCCGGGCGGAGAGTGCGTTCCGGACCTGGCTCTACCGGCTCACCGTCAATCACCTCCTCAAGAGCCGCCGGCGCGGGATGGAGGTGCTGGTCGACGACTTCCAGACCTACTTCGACCGGATCTCAGCGGTTCCGGACGAGGCGATGACACCACAGGAGCTGCGGGACGGCGCCAGTACGGTCGAAGAGCTGCGAATCCGGTGCACGACGGGCATGCTGATGTGCCTGGATCGTGAGCAGCGAATCATCTACGTGCTCGGCGAGCTCTTCGGGGTGGGCCATCAGCTCGGCGGGGAGCTGATGGAAATCTCTCCGGGAAACTTTCGCGTCCGGCTCTCCCGGGCGCGCAAGGACTTGTACAGCTGGATGAACCAGCGCTGCGGGCTCGTCAACTCGGCCAACCCGTGTCGGTGCGAAAAGAAGACCCGGGGTTATGTGCGCAGCGGGGCGGTGGACCCGGAGCATCTCGTGTTCAACACCGACTATGTCACCAGGATCGAGGCTCTCACGCGCAGCGGGTCGTCGGAGGTCATCGACACCGTCGAGCAGCTCCACCAGCGCGTCTTCCTGGAGCACCCGCTCCAGGCCAGCCGGTCGAAGGTGGTCGACGAAATCCTCCGCAACGACACCCTCCGCACATTCTTCAGCATCTGA
- the tnpA gene encoding IS66 family insertion sequence element accessory protein TnpA: protein MSKLVESEEWFQVAEAFEASGLTQKEFSAQRGLRLSTLQSWVYRRRRQRSRKAPAVRLLPVEVASTTQASAAMLEIVLPGGARVRFAPGTDVGYVARLLTALGR, encoded by the coding sequence ATGTCGAAGCTGGTTGAGAGTGAAGAGTGGTTCCAGGTCGCCGAGGCGTTTGAAGCGAGCGGCCTGACGCAAAAGGAGTTCTCCGCGCAGCGCGGGTTGAGGCTTAGCACGCTGCAGTCGTGGGTTTACCGGCGCCGACGTCAGCGGAGCAGGAAGGCCCCCGCTGTGAGACTGTTGCCGGTGGAGGTGGCGAGCACGACGCAAGCGAGCGCGGCGATGCTCGAGATAGTGCTGCCCGGCGGAGCGCGAGTGAGGTTCGCCCCAGGCACCGACGTCGGGTACGTGGCCCGGCTCCTCACGGCGCTGGGCAGGTGA
- the tnpB gene encoding IS66 family insertion sequence element accessory protein TnpB (TnpB, as the term is used for proteins encoded by IS66 family insertion elements, is considered an accessory protein, since TnpC, encoded by a neighboring gene, is a DDE family transposase.), translating to MFTLPASVRVVLATEPVDMRKSIDGLMALVQSGWGEDVYSGHLFAFVSRRGDRIKVLAWSRGGFVLLYKRLETGRFRLPKVETEARTVALDATQLAMLLDGIDVAEVRRPSAWAPPGRPAS from the coding sequence GTGTTCACCCTGCCTGCGTCCGTGCGCGTGGTGTTGGCCACGGAGCCAGTGGACATGCGCAAGTCGATTGATGGGTTGATGGCCCTGGTGCAGTCGGGGTGGGGAGAGGACGTGTACTCCGGGCACCTCTTCGCCTTCGTCTCGCGCAGAGGGGACCGCATCAAGGTGTTGGCGTGGAGTCGTGGCGGATTCGTGCTGCTGTACAAAAGACTGGAGACGGGGCGCTTCCGGTTGCCCAAGGTGGAGACCGAGGCGCGGACGGTGGCGCTGGACGCGACGCAGTTGGCGATGTTGCTGGACGGCATCGACGTGGCCGAAGTCCGACGCCCGTCTGCCTGGGCACCTCCCGGCCGCCCGGCCTCCTGA
- the tnpC gene encoding IS66 family transposase, translating into MTSLEAKMAALERRVFGKRTEKLPPVAQELKARQDSPEEERARAAAALRTRRARAARKADAAVEREVRHEVPAEDRHCPACGSEELNPLGEGRRTVVYEHVPAFFEKQVHVQEVLACTCGRGVVTAPAPPKVVDKGEYGPGLLAHVVVSKCADAMPLHRLAQRMERGGVPMSRSTLTDLFHQSASAVRPLSSYLLQRIASAEVVWADETPLRVLDVKKTRRGYLWTFLTQTPQSEWLIGYRFSLGRAGKTPKDVLGGTTGALVVDGYTGYNAVTLPEGRTRVGCWAHLRRRFFEALPTAPEAREAMDLILELYRVEAQARDAGLVGTAAHRALRQESSTRVLVRLRTWLEVQTPRHPPKSPLGQALSYATKQWEALTRFVEDPRLPLDNNRSEAALRKAALGRKNFLFVGHETAGENLAGLYALVATCEANGVNPEAYLADVLLRVQTHPNSRIAELLPHEWKRQQTTGPPESRFQPQP; encoded by the coding sequence ATGACTTCGCTGGAGGCGAAGATGGCGGCGTTGGAGCGCCGCGTCTTCGGCAAGAGGACGGAGAAGCTGCCGCCCGTGGCCCAGGAGCTGAAGGCCCGCCAAGACTCCCCAGAGGAAGAGCGGGCCCGGGCGGCAGCGGCCCTCCGGACGCGACGCGCACGAGCGGCCCGCAAGGCCGACGCCGCGGTGGAGCGTGAAGTCAGGCACGAAGTCCCCGCCGAAGACAGGCACTGCCCGGCCTGCGGCAGCGAGGAACTCAATCCCCTGGGGGAGGGGCGCCGGACGGTGGTGTACGAGCACGTGCCGGCCTTCTTCGAGAAGCAGGTGCACGTGCAAGAAGTGCTGGCGTGCACCTGCGGCCGAGGTGTCGTCACCGCGCCCGCGCCACCCAAGGTGGTGGACAAGGGCGAGTACGGCCCGGGTCTCCTGGCACACGTCGTCGTCTCCAAGTGCGCGGACGCCATGCCGCTGCACCGCCTGGCACAGCGGATGGAGCGGGGCGGAGTCCCCATGAGCCGCAGCACGCTGACGGACCTCTTCCACCAGTCGGCCTCGGCGGTGCGGCCTCTGTCCTCGTACCTCTTGCAGCGCATTGCCTCGGCCGAGGTGGTGTGGGCTGACGAGACGCCGCTGCGCGTGCTGGACGTGAAGAAGACGCGCCGAGGCTACCTCTGGACGTTTCTCACCCAGACGCCCCAGAGCGAGTGGCTCATCGGCTACCGCTTCAGCCTGGGCCGCGCGGGCAAGACGCCCAAGGACGTGCTGGGCGGCACCACGGGCGCGCTCGTGGTGGACGGGTACACCGGCTACAACGCGGTGACACTGCCGGAGGGCCGCACGCGCGTCGGCTGCTGGGCCCACCTGCGCCGTCGCTTCTTCGAGGCACTGCCCACCGCGCCTGAGGCCCGGGAGGCGATGGACCTCATCCTGGAGCTCTACCGGGTGGAGGCCCAGGCGCGGGACGCGGGCCTCGTGGGCACTGCGGCGCATCGCGCGTTGCGCCAGGAGTCCAGCACTCGCGTTCTCGTGCGTCTGCGCACGTGGCTCGAAGTCCAGACGCCGCGCCACCCGCCGAAGAGTCCGCTGGGGCAGGCTCTCTCCTACGCGACGAAGCAGTGGGAGGCGCTCACCCGCTTCGTCGAGGACCCGCGGCTGCCCTTGGACAACAACCGCTCGGAGGCGGCGTTGCGAAAGGCCGCACTCGGCCGCAAGAACTTCCTCTTCGTCGGACACGAAACCGCTGGCGAGAATCTCGCGGGTCTCTACGCGCTGGTCGCTACCTGCGAGGCCAACGGCGTCAACCCCGAGGCGTACCTGGCTGACGTCCTGCTCCGCGTCCAGACGCACCCGAACTCGCGCATCGCGGAGCTGTTGCCTCACGAGTGGAAGCGTCAGCAGACCACCGGTCCGCCCGAGTCACGCTTCCAGCCCCAGCCCTGA
- a CDS encoding IS3 family transposase (programmed frameshift): MPRRERRKYTPEFKARAVKMVLEEGKSRAQVAKDLDLTRSALEAWMRQSRTDAGQGSSGALTTGEKEELAQLRRKVRQLRMEREIPKKRGGLLRQGEHVRFTAIQEEKANYPVAMLCRVLEVSRAGYYAWEGREAAARQKANAALVERIQQVHQDSRRTYGSPRVQAELKAQGLPVGRHRVARLMREAGLRARRRRRFVHTTDSKHRLPVAPNVLARDFNPPRPDRTWATDITYVPAREGWLYLAVVLDLFSRRVIGWAMDRCIDRHLVLSALDMALKGRCPPAGLLHHSDRGSQYASEDYQRALAARGIRCSMSRKGNCWDNAVVESFFSTLKTELVHDADFSTREAAKGGLFEFIEVFYNRKRRHSSLGYVSPAEFEKTASQVPLAA; the protein is encoded by the exons ATGCCGAGACGCGAGCGCAGGAAGTACACGCCCGAGTTCAAAGCCCGGGCCGTGAAGATGGTGCTGGAAGAGGGCAAGTCCCGGGCGCAGGTGGCCAAGGACCTGGACCTGACTCGCAGCGCGCTGGAGGCTTGGATGAGGCAGTCGCGAACGGACGCGGGCCAGGGGTCGTCCGGGGCGCTGACGACGGGTGAGAAGGAGGAACTCGCTCAGTTGCGCCGCAAGGTGCGCCAACTGCGGATGGAGCGGGAGATAC CTAAGAAACGCGGCGGCCTTCTTCGCCAAGGAGAGCACGTGAGGTTCACGGCCATCCAGGAGGAGAAGGCGAACTACCCGGTGGCGATGCTGTGCCGTGTGCTGGAGGTGTCCCGAGCGGGCTACTACGCCTGGGAGGGACGTGAAGCGGCGGCACGCCAGAAGGCCAATGCGGCGCTGGTGGAGCGAATCCAGCAGGTGCATCAGGACAGCCGCCGCACCTATGGCAGCCCACGCGTCCAGGCTGAGCTGAAGGCCCAGGGGCTGCCCGTGGGCCGGCACCGCGTGGCCCGGCTCATGCGCGAGGCAGGGCTCCGCGCTCGTCGACGCAGACGGTTCGTGCACACCACGGACTCCAAGCACCGCCTCCCGGTGGCGCCCAACGTGCTGGCTCGCGACTTCAATCCACCAAGGCCCGACCGGACGTGGGCGACGGACATCACGTACGTGCCCGCGCGGGAGGGCTGGCTCTACCTGGCAGTAGTGCTGGACCTCTTCAGTCGGCGCGTCATCGGTTGGGCCATGGACCGCTGCATCGACCGGCACCTGGTGCTTTCGGCTCTCGACATGGCGCTCAAAGGTCGCTGTCCCCCAGCGGGACTGCTGCACCACTCGGATAGGGGCAGCCAATACGCCAGTGAGGACTACCAGCGAGCGCTGGCCGCCCGCGGCATCCGGTGCAGCATGAGCCGCAAGGGCAACTGCTGGGACAACGCCGTGGTGGAGAGCTTCTTCTCCACGCTGAAGACAGAGCTGGTGCACGACGCGGACTTCTCGACGCGCGAGGCGGCGAAGGGTGGCTTGTTCGAGTTCATTGAGGTGTTCTACAACCGCAAGCGGCGGCACTCCTCACTTGGCTACGTCAGTCCCGCCGAGTTCGAGAAGACCGCCTCGCAGGTGCCACTGGCTGCTTAA
- the drmD gene encoding DISARM system SNF2-like helicase DrmD: MPIAPTPCAGDIAQVRHRQYLVNEVIAPSDVREQHTLVRLTCLDDDAQGRALSVLWERELAARVIRPHQGGLGPPARFDEPRHFAAYLHALKWSSVTATDARLFQAPFRAGIHLMNHQLTPLKKALELPRVNLFIADDVGLGKTIEAGLVLQELILRQRVDRVLIVCPASVTLQWRDEMEKRFGLRFEIFNSEFVSRRRQERGFQVPVWATHSRFIVSYQTLRRSEYFEPLKTLLEEKGHHKSLLVLDEAHVVAPASARRYAIDTETTRSIRSLAERFEHRLFLSATPHNGHSNSFSALLEMLDPQRFTRGTRVRESQLAPVMVRRLKGDLRALGSSQRYPERHVVGVRLTHDSGRWHAEWLAPDGKTVEQRVDLGEASAPELELSQKLARYTELMAPGTKQGRLVFINLQKRLLSSIEAFHRTLSIHAVAFGSGTLAPDGEALTGDTAPASEEHGETDDALELSFAETIREHSQHLSASAQARKLLDEMLALSARHRASRDAKLRALLHWIREHLCPLTRGAEWKPRRVILFTEYGDTLRYLKAQLTAAFEGTHRGDERILTLTGGINDMKRAQVQAAFNGSMEEFPVRVLLATDAAREGINLQGHCADLFHIDVPWNPSRMEQRNGRIDRALQPASTVRCGYFVYGQRAEDAVLDTLARKVETITRELGSLGCVLMDQMHDALASGITKSTMERLSRAATSTRTEVTKRELESQRTLQSLRKELDAIGELRERSGKVMDFNPVLLRDALDVGFELAGAGRLEREAITEEGRTLEAWKVPALPASWNTTLDSIRPRREQDEAAWEWRKRPLSPVVFEAPPGVSSKLVHLHLSHPLVQRVLQRFLAQGFSANDLSRVTVVQTQRDAVARVIVFGRLSLFGEGAARLHDEVVSVSARWLDGGGRGHLKPFADEADRKVIDQLETTLTEAPALSAIPKAVQKRLLASAESDFAKLWPAIEEQAAAREQGARKKLAARGATEAKALTQILLTQQEAIREALSAQLELSLDAQAEKDQWRRDKVHLEQRLTALGRELVEQPESLKATYAVRVARLVPVGMVYLWPGAR; the protein is encoded by the coding sequence GTGCCAATCGCTCCCACGCCGTGCGCAGGTGATATCGCGCAGGTCCGACACCGTCAGTATTTGGTCAACGAGGTCATCGCTCCTTCGGATGTCCGGGAGCAACACACCCTCGTGCGTCTCACGTGTCTCGATGATGACGCACAAGGTCGAGCCCTGTCTGTCTTGTGGGAGCGTGAGCTCGCCGCTCGGGTCATTCGACCCCACCAGGGTGGACTGGGACCTCCTGCGCGTTTCGACGAGCCCCGCCACTTCGCCGCGTATCTGCACGCGCTCAAGTGGAGCTCCGTCACCGCCACCGACGCCCGACTCTTCCAGGCGCCGTTCCGCGCGGGCATCCATTTGATGAATCACCAGCTCACGCCTCTCAAGAAGGCGCTCGAGCTGCCTCGGGTGAATCTCTTCATCGCTGATGACGTGGGTCTCGGAAAGACCATCGAGGCGGGGCTGGTGCTGCAGGAGCTCATCCTCCGCCAGCGCGTGGACCGCGTCCTCATCGTCTGTCCGGCGTCGGTGACGCTCCAGTGGCGCGATGAGATGGAGAAGCGCTTCGGTCTGCGCTTCGAAATCTTCAACAGTGAGTTCGTCTCCCGCCGCCGTCAGGAGCGCGGCTTCCAGGTCCCCGTCTGGGCCACGCACTCACGCTTCATCGTGTCGTACCAGACGCTGCGACGCAGCGAGTACTTCGAGCCGCTGAAGACCCTCCTGGAGGAGAAGGGGCACCACAAGTCCTTGTTGGTGCTCGACGAGGCACACGTCGTCGCGCCCGCATCGGCCAGGCGGTACGCCATCGACACGGAGACCACTCGCAGCATCCGCTCACTGGCGGAGCGCTTCGAGCACCGGCTCTTCCTCTCCGCGACGCCCCACAACGGCCACTCCAACAGCTTCTCCGCGCTGTTGGAGATGTTGGACCCACAGCGCTTCACGCGAGGCACCCGCGTCCGCGAATCCCAGCTGGCTCCCGTCATGGTGCGCCGGCTCAAGGGCGACCTTCGCGCCCTGGGCAGTTCACAGCGATACCCCGAGCGACACGTGGTGGGCGTGCGGCTGACGCATGACTCGGGGCGCTGGCACGCCGAGTGGCTCGCCCCGGATGGGAAGACCGTCGAGCAGCGTGTCGACCTGGGCGAAGCCTCCGCCCCGGAACTGGAGCTGTCCCAGAAGCTCGCGCGCTACACGGAGCTCATGGCTCCCGGAACGAAGCAGGGTCGCCTCGTCTTCATCAACCTCCAGAAGCGCCTCCTCTCCAGCATCGAGGCGTTCCATCGCACCCTCTCCATCCACGCTGTGGCCTTCGGCTCGGGGACGCTGGCTCCTGACGGCGAAGCTCTCACCGGCGACACGGCTCCTGCGTCCGAGGAACACGGCGAGACGGACGACGCACTCGAGCTGTCGTTCGCGGAGACCATCCGCGAGCACAGTCAGCATCTGTCCGCCAGCGCCCAGGCACGCAAGCTCCTGGATGAGATGCTCGCGCTGAGCGCTCGGCACCGCGCTTCCCGGGACGCGAAGTTGCGGGCACTGCTCCACTGGATTCGCGAGCACCTATGCCCGCTCACCCGAGGCGCCGAGTGGAAGCCCCGCCGGGTCATCCTGTTTACCGAGTATGGCGACACCCTTCGTTACCTCAAGGCGCAGCTCACCGCCGCCTTCGAGGGGACCCATCGGGGGGATGAGCGCATCCTCACTCTGACGGGCGGCATCAATGACATGAAGCGCGCGCAGGTGCAGGCCGCCTTCAACGGCTCGATGGAGGAGTTCCCCGTGCGGGTCCTCCTCGCGACCGACGCCGCGCGCGAAGGCATCAATCTGCAAGGCCACTGCGCGGACCTCTTCCACATCGACGTCCCGTGGAACCCCTCACGCATGGAGCAGCGCAACGGTCGCATCGACCGTGCCTTGCAACCCGCGTCCACCGTGCGTTGTGGCTACTTCGTCTACGGCCAGCGCGCGGAGGATGCAGTGCTCGACACCCTCGCGCGCAAGGTGGAGACCATCACGCGCGAGCTGGGCAGCCTGGGCTGCGTGCTGATGGACCAGATGCACGATGCCCTCGCCTCGGGCATCACGAAGAGCACGATGGAGCGCCTCTCCCGTGCCGCGACCTCGACTCGCACGGAGGTGACGAAGCGGGAGCTGGAGTCCCAGCGCACGCTCCAATCCCTGCGCAAGGAACTGGATGCGATTGGAGAGCTCCGCGAGCGCAGCGGCAAGGTGATGGACTTCAATCCCGTCCTGCTGCGCGATGCGCTGGACGTGGGGTTCGAGCTGGCTGGCGCCGGCCGGTTGGAGCGAGAGGCCATCACGGAAGAGGGCCGGACGCTGGAGGCCTGGAAGGTCCCCGCACTTCCCGCTTCGTGGAACACGACCCTGGATTCCATTCGTCCGCGCCGGGAGCAGGACGAGGCAGCGTGGGAGTGGCGCAAGCGCCCCCTGTCTCCCGTCGTCTTCGAGGCACCTCCGGGCGTTTCCAGCAAGCTCGTCCACCTGCACCTGTCCCATCCGCTCGTCCAGCGGGTGCTCCAGCGGTTCCTGGCGCAGGGTTTCTCCGCGAACGACCTGAGCCGTGTCACGGTGGTCCAGACCCAACGCGACGCAGTGGCACGCGTCATCGTCTTCGGCCGGTTGTCGCTCTTTGGCGAGGGCGCCGCGCGGCTCCATGACGAGGTGGTCTCTGTGTCCGCAAGGTGGCTGGACGGCGGTGGCCGCGGGCACCTGAAGCCCTTCGCGGACGAGGCGGACCGCAAGGTGATTGACCAGCTGGAGACCACGCTGACGGAAGCGCCCGCGCTCTCCGCGATTCCGAAGGCCGTCCAGAAACGGCTGCTGGCCAGTGCCGAGTCCGACTTCGCGAAGCTCTGGCCCGCCATCGAGGAACAGGCCGCGGCGAGAGAGCAGGGGGCTCGCAAGAAGCTGGCGGCGCGAGGGGCGACCGAAGCCAAGGCGCTCACTCAAATTCTCCTAACGCAACAGGAGGCCATCCGGGAGGCACTGAGCGCGCAGCTCGAACTCTCGCTCGACGCGCAGGCCGAGAAGGACCAATGGAGGAGGGACAAGGTTCATCTCGAACAGCGATTGACTGCGCTCGGAAGGGAGCTCGTCGAACAACCTGAATCCCTGAAGGCCACCTACGCCGTGCGGGTCGCCCGCCTGGTGCCCGTGGGCATGGTCTATCTGTGGCCGGGGGCTCGCTGA